Within the Fervidobacterium gondwanense DSM 13020 genome, the region AAAGAAATCGCAATATATGTAGACTCGGAAAATAGACTGGATATTTCTGGAAAGGTCTTAGATTCGGTTATAGACGCGGGAATAAAAGACAAGATTATAGTAAGGAGAATAACAAGCACTACGCTTTACAAACCATACACTTTATCAACTTACGAAGGTCTGACGACGAATTTATACCTCAAAGTAACGTTTGACTACATGAACTATGTATACATCATAGCCCTCATAATAGTTTTATTTATACTTATTGTCTTGATATTCACATATCTTTCAACACGTTCGGCGATAACCCCATTTGCAAGTGACATGACAAAATTGGGAATTGCAGTTCGGGAGGTCGGAAATTCTGGAATCCTTCCACCAGCAGGAACATTCAATCTAAGAGATACTCAGGAATTTTATGAAACACTTTCAGCCATAATGCAAGAGCTCAGTGCAACTCTTGAAGAACTCGAAGCAACAAACGAGGAACTTGAAAAGGCATACAATGAAGTGTCCGCAAAAAGTGAAGAGTTTAGGCGTTTGTTGTTAAACATGTCTGAGAGACTTGCCATGATTGCGGAAGGATATGACGAGGAAACTGGTCATCATATTTACAGAGTCAAAATTCTGTCGCGCTTCTTAGGTGAAAAGTTGCAACTCGATGATGAAAGAATTGAAGAACTTGGCATGTTTGCAAGCTTGCACGATATTGGAAAGATATTCATACCGCATGAAATACTAAAAAAACCCTCGCGCCTCACACCTGAAGAATGGGAAATAATGAAGCAGCATACAATACTCTCAAAAAGAATCTTAGACGTTCCCGGCTTCGAGACAGCGCTTAACATTGCTCTGTACCACCACGAAAACTACGATGGAACAGGTTATCCATTTGGTCTGAAAGGTGAGGAGATACCTATCGTGGCACATATTGTCAAGCTTGTAGATGTATACGATGCGCTTAGGTCGGAACGGTCGTATAAAAAGGGACTTTCGCACGAAGAAACACTAAGAATTATCTTAGAAGGGGATGGTAGAACTTCACCAAGCCATTTTTCACCAAAACTTCTAGAAGTTTTTGAAACGCACAACAATGAAATAGATGAACTTTGGAGGAGTATTTAACAAAACATTAATTGACTAATTTGAAATATATGGTACAATTCTGCTTGCTGATAAAAAAATCCGCACGCTTTCCGTTTCCCACCTCGGTGCTCTGAATTCTAATCGGAGTCGGTGGGTTAAAGGGGGCGGAGGATAAAACCAAATGGAGGTGCAGGTATGCCAGTCGTAACGATGAAACAACTTTTAGAAGCAGGTGTTCACTTCGGACACAGAACTCAAAGATGGAACCCCAAGATGAAGCCGTATATCTACGGAGCAAGAAAAGGTATCTACATTATTGACCTTCAAAAGA harbors:
- a CDS encoding HD-GYP domain-containing protein; translation: MYDSKKLKKVVMYRNLTVALITTIVIGVIFLMWLNVFITKDSEKNFEIIDSAFQNILSALKESLTLQTSNVDKFLLNNLQLAKSLVLNLGGYDALKSIEKIYESSLEDAGEVFVDIDVALVDLNGKVLSSTGYHSNVSELRFKPSEPSDQQTPKFLTFLPNENRLVIYSWFRISNNEFLTFILYPDPRLYVNLIKGLATLKIGNTKEIAIYVDSENRLDISGKVLDSVIDAGIKDKIIVRRITSTTLYKPYTLSTYEGLTTNLYLKVTFDYMNYVYIIALIIVLFILIVLIFTYLSTRSAITPFASDMTKLGIAVREVGNSGILPPAGTFNLRDTQEFYETLSAIMQELSATLEELEATNEELEKAYNEVSAKSEEFRRLLLNMSERLAMIAEGYDEETGHHIYRVKILSRFLGEKLQLDDERIEELGMFASLHDIGKIFIPHEILKKPSRLTPEEWEIMKQHTILSKRILDVPGFETALNIALYHHENYDGTGYPFGLKGEEIPIVAHIVKLVDVYDALRSERSYKKGLSHEETLRIILEGDGRTSPSHFSPKLLEVFETHNNEIDELWRSI